From a single Nostoc edaphicum CCNP1411 genomic region:
- a CDS encoding WD40 repeat domain-containing protein gives MKDEFFSYGLDNKASLPSLKLSEDERKKYLSPLKLFKVLRSHKIRNSDMGVAQIAIDELQGILACSSRDGKVSIWHLLSGELIASYSHERNAGAVVIGEKGDVISGGSDNRIKIWNYFSNQLSRTLETPSAVGCLSINLRANYLAAAINYSHQVKVIVWNLKSFEQIAEISDERFWDFDLLAFNDTGERLYARGGLGENRVWEMPSTKLIRAFPDSHYGEVSYCSIDDRGRILATASDRHNEVYLWDTMSGKRIQIIEAAPISDGGPFVPNVLLNENGSILITATLNGNIRISCTESKELLQEFPGKHKPGISSLAISNKFLVSGDHDGNLKLWQFTA, from the coding sequence ATGAAGGATGAATTTTTCTCTTATGGGCTAGACAACAAAGCTTCCTTACCTTCGCTCAAGCTATCTGAAGATGAGAGAAAAAAATATTTATCGCCATTAAAACTCTTTAAAGTTTTGCGATCGCATAAAATACGTAATTCAGATATGGGAGTCGCACAAATTGCTATTGATGAATTGCAAGGAATTCTTGCTTGTTCATCAAGAGATGGAAAGGTAAGTATTTGGCATCTTTTATCTGGTGAGCTTATCGCCTCATACTCTCATGAGCGTAATGCTGGTGCAGTTGTAATTGGAGAGAAGGGTGATGTAATCAGTGGAGGTTCAGACAACAGAATAAAAATCTGGAATTATTTTTCTAATCAGCTTTCACGAACTTTAGAGACGCCAAGTGCTGTAGGATGTCTTTCAATCAATCTTAGAGCTAATTACTTGGCTGCGGCGATAAATTACTCACATCAAGTCAAAGTGATTGTATGGAACTTAAAGTCATTTGAGCAGATTGCTGAAATTAGTGACGAAAGATTTTGGGATTTTGACCTATTAGCATTTAATGATACTGGAGAACGGTTGTATGCACGAGGCGGACTTGGAGAAAATCGAGTCTGGGAAATGCCTTCTACAAAACTTATTAGAGCTTTCCCTGATAGTCATTATGGAGAAGTGAGTTACTGCTCAATTGATGATAGAGGAAGGATTCTAGCTACTGCATCAGATCGACATAACGAAGTATACCTATGGGATACTATGAGTGGCAAAAGAATACAAATAATTGAAGCAGCACCAATATCGGATGGTGGTCCATTTGTCCCCAACGTTCTCCTAAATGAGAACGGTAGTATTCTCATCACTGCTACACTAAATGGAAATATCAGGATATCGTGTACTGAAAGCAAAGAACTTTTGCAAGAATTTCCAGGTAAACACAAACCAGGGATCAGTTCATTAGCTATCAGTAATAAGTTTTTGGTATCTGGAGATCATGATGGAAATCTTAAACTTTGGCAATTTACTGCCTAA
- a CDS encoding DUF6888 family protein produces the protein MFYPLSNLTTFLLPIFIVRLDERTGDIYILAGDETGILINPNGEWRYDE, from the coding sequence TTGTTTTATCCTCTGTCAAACCTCACAACGTTTCTACTACCTATCTTTATAGTCAGATTAGATGAACGAACAGGAGACATCTATATCTTGGCTGGAGATGAAACAGGTATTTTAATTAACCCTAATGGTGAATGGAGATACGACGAATGA
- a CDS encoding ribbon-helix-helix protein, CopG family: METRINKRTHSDYTQSAAYLPKDLVKIFKQLALELEIGHSEAMEEAIRMWCDAAIKKVSQS; the protein is encoded by the coding sequence ATGGAAACTCGAATTAACAAACGCACCCACAGCGATTACACCCAAAGTGCAGCCTATCTGCCCAAGGATTTAGTTAAAATTTTCAAACAGCTAGCTCTTGAGTTAGAAATAGGGCACAGTGAGGCAATGGAAGAAGCTATCAGGATGTGGTGTGATGCGGCTATTAAAAAGGTAAGTCAATCTTGA
- a CDS encoding ATP-binding protein has protein sequence MQLEAEEANDMLVVCQAIASFNSPLMLEITLEPDTTSLQDKSSWINSLDQMLSQLRQASSGSSLSSSREGDRNAQLVSRLYEKYQSSYLTESLYSYSFKVLGTNELVVRSVLGTLLLSGTKKSRYRTVIIDKYHPAFSSSIIATQQGTISLSTHWEEWDRELGEAEFGGDSITGKGGVRVADLKPLHRYATLSEISGLFRIVVPGDASVAGIRQENDITSLTPDKQWIDFGGYETTRPENTIQIKLEQLNKHAFICGVPGSGKTTTAFNILTQLWCQNIPFLVFEPAKTEYRSLLTIEPNSDKFTTDQLQKLHALKRELRVYTLGNDLISPFRFNPFDVSPGVPFYEHISNLEASFRGALPLSGPLPALLSEALEEIYYDRGWTGNEEGTPENLQIPMMRDLYDKITALFATKDYAGEVKSNLKTALEVRIGSLLRRGVGAMLNSQKSSPTIADLLKYPTILELDYLNQDQANLMTFLLLTKIREYIKRQRTEKPGIPEHVILLEEAHNLVGRNLGASSADDANTKQEAANYVTRMLAEMRALREAIIIADQLPTAVAAEVVKNTNIKIAHRLVSADDRKDIGQAMLLDQSQTEEIARLNPGESFLYMEGWYRPRMVKIPQENSAKEKLKVESSTNNDKIKTLIQSYNWYIQGQQTVFETSLQEHHRLCGEYRQTFTDICNQLQKVSQGCNELQALLNELKTEVFYSLAGELRFVLNPIPQDELLLTDKRIKADNIHNFKRLQPCPNLTLSDLLELRSHLTSKLVVFDRLYQEVIDTHNRIPRDKYKHQWQKLSRQLQTLQQQVTKLTKFLDNPKQANPLKQHEDEIAYEQRRITDLEEHSLQDTLKQLQKDRQELQYELTKVLNRAVEQVKIDKVRQDLKLGGNSLGYNS, from the coding sequence ATGCAATTAGAAGCTGAAGAAGCTAACGATATGCTAGTAGTTTGTCAGGCTATTGCTAGCTTCAATAGTCCACTAATGTTGGAAATAACTCTGGAACCAGATACTACATCTTTGCAAGATAAATCTAGCTGGATTAATTCCCTTGACCAAATGCTCTCACAATTAAGACAGGCTAGTAGCGGTTCCAGCTTAAGTAGTTCTAGAGAGGGAGATAGAAATGCACAATTGGTTTCCCGACTTTATGAAAAATATCAATCTTCTTACCTTACCGAAAGTCTATATAGTTATAGCTTTAAAGTCCTGGGAACCAATGAATTAGTAGTTCGTAGTGTCTTGGGAACTTTGTTGCTGAGTGGTACGAAAAAGAGTCGCTATCGTACCGTTATTATTGATAAATATCATCCAGCATTTTCAAGTAGTATCATTGCAACCCAACAGGGGACAATCTCCCTTTCTACACACTGGGAAGAATGGGATAGAGAACTCGGTGAAGCGGAATTTGGTGGTGATTCTATCACGGGTAAAGGTGGTGTGCGAGTCGCAGATTTAAAACCATTACATCGCTACGCCACATTGAGTGAAATTAGCGGTTTATTTCGCATTGTTGTTCCTGGTGATGCCTCCGTAGCCGGAATACGTCAGGAAAATGATATCACTAGTTTAACACCGGACAAGCAATGGATTGATTTTGGTGGCTATGAAACCACTCGTCCAGAAAACACCATCCAAATCAAACTTGAGCAACTTAACAAACATGCCTTTATCTGTGGTGTTCCCGGTAGTGGTAAAACAACAACAGCATTTAATATACTCACTCAACTATGGTGTCAAAATATTCCTTTTTTGGTATTTGAACCTGCAAAAACAGAATATCGTTCTCTACTCACTATTGAACCTAATTCTGATAAATTTACTACTGACCAATTGCAAAAGCTTCACGCTCTTAAACGAGAATTGCGGGTTTATACTTTGGGAAATGATCTGATTTCACCTTTCCGGTTTAATCCTTTTGACGTGTCGCCAGGTGTACCTTTTTATGAACATATTTCTAATCTAGAGGCTTCATTTCGTGGTGCATTACCGCTTTCTGGACCTTTACCTGCTTTACTTTCAGAAGCATTGGAAGAAATTTATTATGACCGGGGTTGGACTGGAAATGAAGAGGGAACACCAGAAAATTTACAAATTCCCATGATGCGGGATTTGTATGACAAAATCACTGCCTTATTTGCAACTAAAGACTACGCGGGGGAAGTAAAATCTAACCTGAAAACTGCCCTTGAAGTAAGGATAGGTAGTTTGTTACGTCGTGGTGTCGGTGCAATGTTAAATAGCCAAAAAAGTAGTCCAACAATTGCTGACTTATTAAAATATCCAACGATTCTGGAATTGGATTACTTGAACCAAGATCAAGCTAATTTGATGACATTTCTTTTGTTAACTAAGATTCGGGAATATATTAAACGTCAACGTACCGAGAAACCTGGAATTCCCGAACATGTAATTTTATTAGAAGAAGCTCATAACTTAGTAGGACGTAATTTAGGAGCAAGTTCAGCAGATGATGCTAATACTAAACAGGAAGCTGCTAATTATGTCACGCGAATGTTAGCAGAAATGCGGGCGCTGAGAGAAGCAATTATTATTGCCGACCAGTTACCCACAGCAGTTGCAGCAGAGGTGGTAAAGAATACTAATATCAAAATTGCTCATAGGTTAGTATCAGCAGATGACCGCAAAGATATCGGTCAGGCGATGCTTTTGGATCAATCTCAAACAGAAGAAATTGCTCGTTTAAATCCTGGTGAGTCCTTCTTATATATGGAAGGTTGGTATCGTCCCCGTATGGTCAAAATTCCTCAAGAAAATAGTGCTAAAGAAAAGTTAAAGGTAGAAAGTTCGACTAATAATGACAAAATTAAAACTTTGATTCAGTCCTATAATTGGTATATTCAAGGACAGCAAACAGTATTTGAGACAAGTTTACAAGAACATCACCGCCTATGTGGTGAGTATCGTCAAACTTTTACCGACATCTGCAACCAGTTGCAAAAGGTTTCTCAGGGTTGCAACGAGTTACAAGCACTATTGAATGAGTTGAAAACAGAAGTTTTTTATAGTCTTGCTGGGGAGTTACGCTTTGTTCTAAATCCAATTCCTCAAGACGAACTATTACTAACAGACAAACGCATCAAAGCTGATAATATTCACAATTTCAAACGTCTACAGCCTTGTCCTAATTTGACTTTAAGCGATTTATTGGAGTTGCGATCACATCTTACCAGCAAATTAGTTGTATTTGACAGGCTATACCAGGAAGTAATTGACACCCATAACCGCATTCCGCGCGACAAGTACAAACACCAATGGCAAAAACTTTCTCGTCAATTGCAAACTCTCCAGCAACAGGTAACGAAGCTAACGAAGTTTTTGGATAACCCTAAACAAGCTAACCCACTTAAACAACATGAGGATGAAATTGCTTATGAACAACGGCGAATTACAGATTTAGAGGAGCATTCTCTCCAGGATACTCTTAAACAGTTACAAAAAGACCGACAAGAATTACAATACGAATTGACAAAAGTCTTGAATCGTGCTGTTGAGCAAGTAAAAATTGATAAGGTTAGGCAGGATTTGAAATTAGGAGGAAATAGCCTTGGATATAACAGTTAA
- a CDS encoding DUF6887 family protein, whose amino-acid sequence MTKPNFAAMSKIELKRYLLENRNDTEAFYALMDKINAEPNPKFYTIDEIGELEKLIEAKRTRENL is encoded by the coding sequence ATGACTAAGCCTAATTTTGCCGCAATGAGTAAAATAGAGTTAAAACGTTATTTATTAGAGAATCGTAATGATACAGAAGCTTTTTACGCTCTAATGGATAAAATTAACGCCGAACCTAATCCGAAGTTTTATACCATAGATGAAATTGGTGAACTGGAAAAACTAATAGAAGCAAAACGGACACGAGAAAATCTCTAA
- the mgtE gene encoding magnesium transporter, which produces MLTQDIRDLLTDTTDLNQLKWDLNRLQPVDVGEYITQLPEKQRAIAFRLLNKAQAIDVFEYLPTEVQEELINSLHDVQVVQLVEAMSPDERAELFDELPAGVIKRLLQELSPEQRQATATILGYPEGTAGRVMTTEYVRLRQGLTVGEALSKIRRQDEDKESIYYAYVTDDNRTLVRVVSLRQLLFTFPDVFIKDIASDRVIKVTTETPQEEVARIMQRYDLIAIPVVDREDRLVGIVTIDDVMDILEEEATEDIQKLAGVSGDEAALSSPLLTIRNRLPWLLGIMAMYIGAASAIAPFQSVISAVPVLAVIMPIFSNTGGTVGIQSLTVTIRGLGVGEVTPKDTLKILRKELLAGLGTAVVLAITMMLLSLIWARPQERWVALIAGMVMATNTIVAVTLGTLLPMGLKRLKLDPALVSGPLVTTMLDTIGFLTFLSLIALALNVFHLPT; this is translated from the coding sequence ATGCTCACACAAGATATTCGTGATTTGCTGACTGATACTACCGATTTAAACCAGTTGAAATGGGATTTAAATCGCTTGCAACCTGTGGATGTGGGAGAATACATTACACAATTGCCTGAGAAACAACGCGCGATCGCATTCCGTTTACTCAATAAAGCTCAGGCAATTGATGTATTTGAATATCTGCCAACCGAGGTTCAGGAAGAACTAATTAATTCTCTGCATGATGTGCAGGTAGTGCAACTTGTAGAAGCGATGAGCCCCGACGAACGGGCAGAATTATTTGATGAACTACCTGCTGGGGTAATCAAACGGTTATTACAAGAACTTAGTCCAGAACAAAGGCAAGCAACAGCAACGATTCTCGGCTATCCAGAAGGCACTGCTGGGCGGGTGATGACAACCGAATATGTCCGGTTGCGGCAAGGATTGACTGTAGGTGAAGCCCTAAGTAAAATCCGCCGTCAGGACGAAGACAAGGAGTCAATTTACTATGCCTACGTCACAGATGATAACCGGACGCTGGTAAGAGTAGTTTCACTGCGGCAATTGCTGTTTACCTTTCCCGATGTTTTCATTAAGGATATTGCTAGCGATCGCGTCATTAAGGTGACAACTGAAACCCCTCAAGAAGAAGTGGCGCGAATCATGCAGCGCTACGACTTAATCGCTATCCCCGTAGTTGACCGAGAAGACCGATTGGTTGGCATCGTCACCATTGATGATGTCATGGATATTTTGGAAGAAGAAGCCACAGAAGATATCCAAAAACTGGCGGGTGTGAGTGGTGATGAAGCAGCTTTATCTTCTCCTCTACTCACCATCCGCAACCGCTTGCCTTGGCTTTTGGGCATTATGGCCATGTATATTGGTGCTGCTAGTGCGATCGCACCTTTTCAATCTGTAATCTCCGCAGTGCCAGTTCTAGCAGTCATCATGCCAATTTTTTCTAACACTGGTGGTACTGTTGGGATTCAATCATTAACGGTAACAATTCGCGGCTTGGGAGTAGGCGAGGTAACACCCAAAGATACTCTAAAAATTCTCCGCAAAGAACTTTTAGCAGGATTGGGCACAGCTGTAGTTTTAGCCATAACGATGATGCTACTTTCCTTAATTTGGGCGCGGCCTCAAGAACGATGGGTAGCTTTAATTGCCGGAATGGTAATGGCAACTAATACAATTGTGGCCGTTACACTCGGCACTTTACTGCCAATGGGTTTGAAACGACTCAAACTTGACCCTGCCTTGGTTAGTGGCCCGTTAGTGACTACAATGCTAGATACAATTGGGTTTTTAACCTTCCTTAGCCTAATTGCTCTAGCTTTAAACGTTTTCCATTTACCAACTTGA
- a CDS encoding glycoside hydrolase family 15 protein: MKTSTKLLTRLDYYYQQIKTIILTRQNPITGLLPASTAITAHGDYTDAWVRDNVYSILAVWGLGLAYRKIDDDKGRTYELEHSVIKLMRGLLFAMMRQAHKVETFKHTQSLLDGLHAKYNTATGDIVVGDDEWGHLQLDATSIFLLMLAQMTAAGLPIIYTIDEVNFVQNLVYYIGRAYRTPDYGIWERGNKINRGSAELNASSVGMAKAALEAINGLDLFGVRGSQASVIHVLPDEIARARITLESLLPRESGSKEIDAALLSIISYPAFAVEDLELRDRTLNDIINKLAGKYGCKRFLRDGHQTVLEDNQRLHYEPWELKQFEHIECEWPLFFTYLVLDGLFRGEQEQVKKYQELLESLLIEQDGLRLLPELYYVPAENIEAEKLAPQTQPRLPNENIPLVWAQSLYFLSQMLSEGLLAVGDIDPLGRHLCVGKQRDALVQIALLAEDEDLQTKLEIHGIEAQTPAQVEPIQVRKAGEFSAIYTQIGRNDKLGLTGRPVRRLRSLTTSRIFRIRGETIVFLPSFSDSQQFYLTLDYHFLLDQIRSELAYIQKYWSDLGRPTLTLMLTHTMLESGSEALLELMQELKDGICNGVRVKLGRLNQLMLTAGIQRIDFLPNAEFSRSPVKNASPRCYYLAYHPEKNWRLGHTQEFQVECETNFGLLLSHLRSSENIYEQIELLQTLTRLQGMKFDTGYGGPGYRVTVGDLLDEVYTKAGDLGIWAVVRRAAGLRQMVDISLSDAVTSILVRGKQIAVGKAYSEASLITVPMSHDEIADKINHFCREDIRDRVLTQEILIYLGILIRSESELFQGLLTLRVGYLILLLTSELARELHVTQDEAYDYLMQLSPFEVKMRLRQVLTGYTGMSNLLRQQESLHVKQKESDIAWVVLPAIAEGIEVPSGGWRRFRQAEGATGRVPKEFFKQVWVLMQHCKGLVIGDKLERRNRLDSEIMLSEMTAGERNFALLVEHLLNKIEAPEYRQVNIEALIELAAIAANNPNLQIEEYIVLDVLIGHAVRLAWLENHNHRSDRYDEDKASAWRSFYNTSPRDCASYILKAFRFLTKFGEVSAA; encoded by the coding sequence ATGAAAACATCTACCAAATTGCTAACTCGTCTAGACTATTACTACCAGCAAATCAAAACGATCATCCTGACTCGGCAGAATCCGATTACTGGTTTACTACCTGCGAGTACGGCGATTACAGCCCACGGCGATTATACAGATGCCTGGGTGCGAGACAACGTTTACAGCATTTTGGCAGTTTGGGGTTTAGGACTTGCATACCGCAAGATTGACGACGACAAAGGACGCACCTATGAACTAGAACACAGTGTCATCAAACTGATGCGCGGATTGCTATTTGCGATGATGCGACAGGCTCATAAAGTAGAGACATTTAAACATACTCAGTCGCTACTAGATGGACTGCACGCCAAATATAATACCGCGACGGGTGATATTGTTGTTGGTGATGATGAATGGGGACATTTGCAACTTGATGCCACATCTATATTTTTGCTGATGTTGGCGCAAATGACGGCTGCGGGATTGCCAATAATTTATACAATTGATGAAGTGAATTTCGTCCAAAATTTGGTTTACTACATTGGACGAGCTTACCGTACACCAGATTACGGCATTTGGGAACGTGGTAATAAAATTAATCGGGGTAGTGCTGAGTTAAACGCCAGTTCTGTAGGCATGGCAAAAGCTGCTTTAGAAGCTATCAACGGATTGGATTTGTTTGGTGTGCGTGGTAGTCAAGCATCAGTAATTCATGTGCTACCAGATGAAATCGCCCGCGCCCGGATTACTTTAGAATCACTATTACCGAGGGAATCTGGTTCTAAAGAAATTGATGCGGCTCTGTTAAGTATTATTAGTTATCCTGCCTTTGCAGTAGAAGATTTGGAGTTACGCGATCGCACTCTAAACGATATTATCAATAAACTCGCAGGTAAATACGGCTGCAAACGCTTTCTGCGTGATGGACACCAAACGGTTTTAGAAGATAATCAACGTTTACACTACGAACCGTGGGAACTCAAGCAATTCGAGCATATTGAATGCGAATGGCCGTTATTTTTCACTTATTTAGTTTTAGATGGATTATTTCGTGGCGAACAAGAACAAGTTAAAAAATACCAAGAGCTTTTAGAATCATTACTTATAGAACAAGATGGTTTGCGTTTATTGCCAGAACTTTATTATGTTCCAGCCGAAAATATAGAGGCAGAAAAGTTAGCACCACAAACGCAACCACGTTTGCCTAATGAAAATATTCCCTTGGTGTGGGCGCAGAGTTTATATTTCCTCAGTCAAATGTTGAGTGAAGGGTTACTGGCGGTTGGTGATATCGACCCTTTAGGAAGACATTTATGTGTGGGCAAACAGCGCGATGCATTAGTACAAATTGCTTTATTAGCAGAAGATGAAGATTTACAGACGAAACTAGAAATTCATGGAATTGAAGCCCAAACACCTGCTCAAGTAGAACCGATTCAAGTGAGAAAAGCTGGAGAATTCTCAGCTATTTATACCCAAATTGGACGTAACGACAAACTTGGTTTGACTGGGCGGCCAGTGCGGCGGCTGCGGAGTTTGACAACATCTAGAATCTTTCGGATTCGTGGTGAAACAATTGTATTTTTGCCTTCCTTTTCTGACTCCCAGCAGTTTTACTTAACTCTTGATTACCATTTTTTGCTGGATCAAATTAGAAGCGAACTAGCTTACATTCAAAAATATTGGAGCGATTTAGGGCGTCCTACTCTGACTTTAATGTTGACGCACACCATGTTAGAAAGTGGTTCTGAGGCATTACTAGAACTGATGCAAGAACTGAAAGATGGTATTTGTAATGGTGTACGGGTAAAATTAGGGCGGCTAAATCAGCTAATGTTGACAGCCGGAATCCAAAGAATTGATTTCCTCCCCAATGCAGAATTTTCGCGATCGCCAGTAAAAAATGCTAGCCCACGTTGCTATTATCTAGCCTATCATCCTGAGAAAAACTGGCGCTTAGGACATACCCAAGAATTTCAAGTGGAGTGTGAAACCAACTTTGGGTTATTACTTTCTCATTTGCGCTCATCAGAGAACATCTATGAGCAAATTGAGTTATTGCAAACTTTAACTCGCTTACAGGGAATGAAATTTGATACAGGGTACGGTGGCCCAGGATATCGCGTCACCGTAGGCGATTTACTAGATGAAGTTTACACCAAAGCTGGAGATTTAGGTATTTGGGCAGTGGTACGGCGGGCTGCTGGGTTACGCCAAATGGTTGATATTAGCCTATCAGATGCAGTCACGAGTATTTTGGTGCGAGGTAAACAAATTGCTGTGGGTAAAGCTTACAGCGAAGCGTCCTTGATTACCGTACCCATGTCTCACGATGAAATTGCTGATAAAATTAATCATTTTTGTCGTGAAGATATCCGCGATCGCGTCCTCACTCAAGAGATTTTAATCTATCTTGGTATCTTAATTCGCTCAGAATCCGAACTCTTTCAGGGACTACTCACGCTAAGAGTCGGCTATCTCATCTTATTACTAACCAGCGAACTAGCGCGGGAATTACACGTTACTCAAGATGAAGCTTATGATTACTTAATGCAACTTTCACCCTTTGAAGTGAAAATGCGTTTGCGTCAGGTATTAACTGGATATACTGGCATGAGTAACCTATTACGCCAGCAAGAATCACTACACGTCAAACAAAAAGAAAGTGATATTGCTTGGGTGGTTTTACCAGCGATTGCAGAAGGAATAGAAGTCCCATCAGGCGGTTGGCGGCGGTTTCGCCAAGCAGAAGGTGCAACAGGGCGTGTACCAAAAGAGTTTTTTAAACAAGTTTGGGTATTAATGCAACATTGCAAGGGTCTAGTAATTGGCGATAAACTAGAGCGGCGCAATCGTTTAGATAGTGAGATAATGCTGTCGGAAATGACAGCGGGAGAAAGAAATTTTGCTCTGTTAGTTGAGCATTTGCTAAATAAAATTGAAGCTCCAGAATACCGCCAAGTTAATATTGAAGCATTAATCGAATTAGCTGCGATCGCAGCCAACAATCCCAACCTGCAAATTGAAGAATATATCGTGTTGGATGTGTTAATCGGCCATGCAGTGCGATTGGCGTGGTTAGAGAATCATAATCATCGCAGCGATCGCTATGATGAGGATAAGGCGAGTGCATGGCGATCGTTTTACAACACCTCTCCTAGAGATTGCGCTAGTTATATCCTCAAAGCCTTCCGCTTTTTGACAAAATTTGGCGAAGTCAGTGCAGCTTAA